A DNA window from Ipomoea triloba cultivar NCNSP0323 chromosome 10, ASM357664v1 contains the following coding sequences:
- the LOC116032860 gene encoding cyclic dof factor 4, whose translation MAEVEAESHNTQGIKLFGATIPVQTKQPNKEIKSKSKSAAADGGDQAAGEDEKRPEKVIPCPRCKSTETKFCYFNNYNVNQPRHFCKGCQRYWTAGGALRNVPVGAGRRKTKPPCRGLTALSEGCLFDAAGVNRLEFDGEVVEGWQVAENGDFRHLFPAKRRRNTSGSQSC comes from the coding sequence ATGGCTGAGGTTGAAGCAGAAAGCCACAACACACAAGGAATCAAGCTGTTTGGGGCAACAATACCCGTCCAGACAAAACAACCCAACAAAGAGATTAAGTCAAAGAGCAAGTCCGCCGCCGCAGACGGCGGCGATCAGGCCGCCGGAGAAGACGAAAAGAGGCCGGAAAAGGTTATTCCGTGTCCCCGGTGCAAGAGCACGGAGACCAAGTTCTGTTACTTCAACAACTACAATGTTAACCAGCCCAGGCACTTCTGCAAAGGCTGCCAGCGCTACTGGACCGCCGGCGGCGCCCTCCGCAACGTCCCTGTCGGAGCCGGCCGCCGGAAAACCAAACCGCCCTGCCGCGGCTTGACCGCCCTGTCCGAGGGCTGCTTGTTCGACGCCGCCGGCGTGAACCGCCTGGAGTTCGACGGCGAGGTGGTGGAGGGGTGGCAGGTGGCGGAGAACGGAGACTTCCGGCACCTTTTTCCGGCCAAGAGGCGGAGGAACACCTCCGGCAGTCAATCTTGTTGA